Proteins found in one Nostoc sp. NIES-3756 genomic segment:
- a CDS encoding cysteine dioxygenase family protein, translating to MTEHGILEPLSEDQWFIDSQELRSFVATVRDISVDTIDNRKLTLDRLEPYFQELLAQEGWLPEKYAQINPESGMGGGIGQWLLYRSQDRSLTVFSLVIPPGSSTPVHDHLAWGLIGLYKGNQAETVYSRIDGGNLEGHAQLEVVEERSLQPGDIYRLLPPEGDIHSVKTTSESPSVSIHVLGNDTGCILRHQFIPEAHSVKSFRSGYSNAPCKEEDTENVRI from the coding sequence ATGACAGAACACGGCATTCTGGAACCTCTCTCAGAAGACCAATGGTTTATTGATAGTCAAGAACTTCGCTCTTTTGTGGCGACGGTGCGAGATATTAGTGTTGACACTATTGATAATCGTAAACTTACTTTAGATAGACTGGAGCCTTATTTTCAAGAATTACTAGCGCAGGAGGGATGGCTACCAGAAAAATATGCCCAAATTAATCCGGAAAGTGGGATGGGGGGTGGTATTGGTCAATGGTTGCTTTATCGTTCTCAAGACCGTTCCCTGACAGTATTTAGCTTGGTGATTCCCCCTGGTTCTAGTACACCAGTGCATGACCACTTGGCTTGGGGATTGATTGGTTTATACAAGGGTAATCAAGCTGAGACAGTATATAGCAGGATAGATGGTGGTAACTTAGAAGGACACGCACAATTGGAAGTAGTAGAAGAGCGATCGCTACAACCAGGTGATATTTACCGTCTGTTACCGCCAGAAGGGGATATTCACTCTGTTAAAACTACATCTGAAAGTCCATCTGTCTCCATCCATGTTTTAGGAAATGATACTGGCTGTATTTTGCGGCATCAGTTTATACCTGAAGCCCACAGTGTAAAATCATTCCGCTCTGGATATTCCAACGCTCCCTGCAAAGAGGAAGATACAGAAAATGTCCGTATTTAG
- a CDS encoding RRXRR domain-containing protein produces MPKVLILDADQQPLYPVRISHARILLSQGKASVFQRYPFTIILKESFSQPSLEKLGIKTTYINEAKSQKIGINPVRFFKRGSR; encoded by the coding sequence ATGCCAAAAGTTTTAATTCTCGATGCCGATCAACAGCCTTTATACCCGGTTCGCATTAGTCACGCTAGGATTTTGTTATCACAAGGTAAAGCGTCAGTCTTTCAACGGTATCCATTTACAATCATTCTTAAAGAAAGCTTTTCGCAGCCGAGTTTAGAAAAGCTGGGAATTAAAACTACTTATATTAATGAGGCTAAGAGCCAAAAAATTGGTATTAATCCTGTTCGTTTTTTCAAGCGAGGCAGTAGATGA
- a CDS encoding aliphatic sulfonate ABC transporter substrate-binding protein has product MIQFLISLSQRPNQKLSALVLTGAWLSLALSSCASNNSPNPTATTVSNTTQDQSNVIRLGYQRGGLIPIAKQRGELTKELAAQNVKAEWAGPFDRCASLLQAVTARKADVGSCGDIPGLSAIAAGQDLCIGAVQRPRPDSLGSAIVVRGNSPIRKPADLIGKKVAVNQGGAGEYLLLKVLEKEKIPKEKVQLVYLAPTDAAPALYQATVDAWAVWEPYISVAILEHGARRITTTHPAPTYGVMLVHNETARQSPQAVKAAFAALGKEAEWLNSNSDKASEFLVKDIKISSKVAKQVTENQGPQAIVTPDANDIANIQKTADWLLDKKILPKRVDVASVVCPTAKQ; this is encoded by the coding sequence GTGATACAGTTTTTAATTTCACTTTCCCAGCGTCCAAACCAAAAATTGAGCGCTCTAGTTTTGACTGGCGCTTGGTTGAGTTTGGCTTTGTCTAGCTGCGCTTCTAACAATTCTCCTAATCCTACGGCTACAACTGTAAGTAATACTACGCAAGACCAAAGTAATGTCATCCGTTTGGGATATCAAAGGGGTGGTTTGATTCCGATCGCCAAACAACGAGGCGAATTAACCAAGGAATTGGCTGCACAAAATGTTAAGGCGGAATGGGCAGGGCCTTTTGACCGTTGTGCTTCTTTGTTGCAAGCAGTGACTGCGAGAAAGGCTGATGTGGGTAGCTGTGGGGATATTCCGGGGTTATCTGCGATCGCCGCAGGTCAGGATTTATGTATCGGTGCTGTGCAGCGTCCTCGACCTGACTCTTTAGGCAGTGCGATAGTTGTACGGGGTAACTCTCCTATTCGTAAGCCTGCTGATTTGATTGGTAAAAAAGTCGCTGTCAATCAAGGTGGTGCGGGGGAATATCTCTTATTGAAAGTATTGGAAAAAGAGAAGATTCCTAAAGAAAAAGTCCAACTTGTTTATCTCGCCCCCACTGATGCAGCACCAGCCCTTTATCAAGCTACAGTCGATGCTTGGGCTGTTTGGGAACCATACATTTCTGTTGCCATATTAGAACATGGTGCAAGACGTATTACTACTACTCACCCTGCGCCTACATACGGGGTGATGCTTGTGCATAATGAGACAGCTAGGCAAAGTCCGCAAGCAGTAAAAGCGGCTTTTGCAGCGTTGGGGAAAGAAGCAGAATGGTTGAATAGTAATTCTGATAAAGCATCCGAGTTTTTAGTTAAAGATATTAAGATTTCGTCAAAGGTCGCCAAACAGGTAACTGAAAATCAAGGGCCACAAGCCATTGTGACACCTGATGCTAATGACATTGCCAATATTCAAAAAACGGCCGATTGGCTACTAGATAAAAAGATTCTGCCAAAAAGGGTAGATGTTGCCTCTGTTGTCTGTCCTACAGCTAAACAGTAG
- a CDS encoding acyl-CoA dehydrogenase family protein produces the protein MPLVITETQDYIKLAASLVPVFAQTAVERDKQGGTAKHERSHLRQSGLLKLIIPKEYGGLGETWITTLQIVRQFAQVDSSIAHLFGYHHLQVITPYLYGTPEQAQNYYTWTARHNWFWGNALNPLDKRLTLSSDGKNYRLNGLKSFCSGAQDSDMLTVSALPIGESQPVVVAIPTFSHGITVHDDWDNIGQRQTDSGSVSFANVLVKEFEILANPESTGTPFAALRIYISHLVRVNILLGIALGAFAQAKEYTTTTTQPWVASGVHSATADPYILQTYGKLWVDLNAATVLSDEAAEKFQAAWERGRQLTADEFGKTAVAISTAAAFTTKVGLEITNQVFELMGARATATDYGFDRYWRNLRTLTLHDPLAYKIQEVGKWALNREFPRV, from the coding sequence ATGCCGTTAGTTATTACCGAAACCCAAGACTATATCAAATTAGCTGCTTCTTTAGTCCCTGTGTTTGCCCAGACTGCTGTAGAAAGGGACAAACAAGGAGGAACGGCAAAGCATGAGCGATCGCACCTCCGGCAAAGTGGTTTACTAAAACTTATCATCCCCAAAGAGTACGGTGGACTAGGTGAAACCTGGATAACAACACTCCAAATTGTGAGGCAATTCGCTCAAGTAGATAGTTCCATTGCTCATTTGTTTGGTTATCACCATTTGCAAGTGATTACGCCTTATCTTTACGGCACACCAGAACAAGCCCAAAATTACTATACCTGGACAGCCAGACACAATTGGTTTTGGGGAAATGCTCTCAACCCGCTAGATAAGCGTTTAACTCTCAGCAGTGACGGCAAAAACTACCGCCTCAACGGACTCAAGAGCTTCTGTTCTGGCGCTCAAGATTCTGATATGCTGACGGTTTCCGCCTTACCAATAGGGGAATCTCAACCTGTAGTGGTTGCCATTCCTACCTTCAGTCATGGAATCACCGTCCATGATGATTGGGATAATATCGGACAACGACAAACCGATAGCGGTAGCGTTTCTTTTGCTAACGTTTTAGTAAAAGAATTTGAGATATTAGCAAATCCAGAATCTACTGGTACTCCTTTTGCAGCGCTGAGAATTTATATATCTCATCTAGTCAGAGTCAATATCTTACTAGGAATTGCCTTGGGTGCATTCGCTCAAGCCAAGGAATATACCACCACAACAACCCAACCTTGGGTAGCTTCCGGTGTCCATAGTGCCACCGCAGATCCTTACATTTTGCAGACTTACGGCAAACTGTGGGTAGACTTGAACGCTGCTACTGTTCTCAGCGATGAAGCGGCGGAGAAATTCCAAGCGGCTTGGGAGCGGGGTAGACAACTAACAGCAGATGAATTTGGCAAAACAGCCGTGGCTATTTCCACGGCTGCGGCTTTCACCACCAAAGTAGGCTTAGAAATTACAAACCAAGTCTTTGAACTCATGGGCGCTAGAGCCACAGCCACAGATTACGGCTTTGATCGCTACTGGCGCAACCTCCGCACCCTAACTCTCCACGATCCCCTAGCTTACAAGATTCAAGAAGTAGGGAAGTGGGCGCTTAATAGGGAGTTTCCCCGGGTGTAG
- a CDS encoding NADP(H)-dependent aldo-keto reductase, protein MPYNQLGESDLKVSDICLGTMTYGKQNTIEEAHQQLDYAVGQGINFIDAAEMYPVPTSADTYGKTETYIGEWLKHQQRDKLIIATKIAGPGRGFEWVRSGAKAIDYANIKQAVDDSLRRLQTDYIDLYQIHWPDRYVPRFGQTVFDPTQVKPSVPIVEQLEAFADIIKAGKVRYIGLSNETPWGVTQFSNTAKQLGLPKVVSIQNAYNLLNRVFDGALAEAVYYENIGLLAYSPLAFGFLTGKYLHGKPEKARVTLFQNFGQRYLKPKVSEVVAAYVDIAKRHNISPAQLAIAFVRSRWFVTSTIIGATTLEQLKENIESVNVTLDKEILEEIDAVHLQSPNPAP, encoded by the coding sequence ATGCCATACAACCAACTTGGTGAAAGTGATTTAAAAGTTTCAGATATTTGCTTGGGAACCATGACTTATGGCAAGCAAAATACTATTGAAGAAGCCCATCAACAGCTAGATTATGCAGTTGGTCAAGGAATCAATTTTATTGATGCGGCGGAAATGTATCCTGTGCCAACTAGTGCAGACACCTATGGCAAAACAGAAACATATATTGGCGAATGGCTCAAGCATCAGCAACGAGATAAATTAATTATTGCTACAAAAATTGCAGGCCCCGGTAGAGGCTTTGAATGGGTGCGTAGTGGAGCAAAAGCAATAGACTATGCCAATATTAAACAAGCCGTAGACGACAGCCTCAGAAGATTACAGACTGATTACATTGACTTATATCAAATACACTGGCCTGATCGCTACGTCCCGCGTTTTGGACAGACAGTTTTTGATCCCACCCAGGTAAAACCATCAGTACCCATAGTAGAACAGCTAGAAGCCTTTGCCGATATCATCAAAGCTGGTAAAGTCCGCTATATCGGTTTAAGCAATGAAACACCTTGGGGAGTCACCCAATTTAGTAATACTGCTAAACAGTTAGGATTACCAAAAGTTGTCTCCATTCAGAACGCTTACAATTTACTCAACCGAGTATTTGATGGTGCTTTAGCAGAAGCAGTTTATTACGAAAATATTGGTTTACTCGCTTATAGTCCTTTGGCTTTTGGTTTCTTAACTGGTAAATATTTGCATGGCAAACCAGAGAAAGCTAGAGTCACACTATTCCAGAACTTTGGGCAACGCTACCTCAAACCAAAGGTGAGCGAAGTAGTTGCAGCCTATGTAGACATTGCCAAACGCCATAATATCAGCCCTGCCCAATTAGCGATCGCATTTGTGCGGAGTCGGTGGTTTGTCACCAGCACAATTATCGGTGCAACAACCTTAGAACAACTCAAAGAGAACATAGAAAGTGTAAATGTAACTCTCGACAAAGAGATTTTAGAAGAAATAGATGCAGTACATTTACAATCACCTAATCCTGCGCCTTAA
- a CDS encoding aryl-sulfate sulfotransferase: MTLAKTFVDQNTIRRRGTGLRAYNPEKTFPGYTLFTPLTGKGEVYLLNLDGEVVHQWNLPYSPGLYGYLLPNGNLFYNGKTASEEPPRFSRWPAFKSGVVLEADPQGNILWEYKHPDHHHDGRRLRNGNTIILALEKIPQSLVPRIKGGVPGTEADGDIYADVLYEVTPAGEIVWTWHAHEHLDPDTYIITAQDHRHEWTHGNTVDELADGNIIVSFRNISTVVIIDRQTGEIIWTLGDDVLAQQHFPNELPNGNILIFDNGAHRRHTALNFSRVIEVSRKTKEIVWEYTDSPPQNFFSSYISGAQRLANGNTLITEGAFGRIFEVTLAGEIVWEYVNPHFAARNLPGQQPSVTDGEQNSVFRAFRYAPEEIPWL; the protein is encoded by the coding sequence ATGACTCTTGCAAAAACCTTCGTTGACCAAAATACTATCCGCCGTCGGGGTACGGGTTTGAGAGCGTATAACCCGGAAAAGACCTTTCCTGGTTACACACTCTTCACACCACTTACAGGTAAAGGAGAAGTTTACCTCCTCAACTTGGATGGAGAAGTCGTACACCAATGGAATCTACCCTATTCACCGGGTTTGTATGGTTATCTCTTACCGAATGGCAATCTGTTTTATAACGGTAAGACCGCATCAGAAGAACCGCCGCGCTTTTCTCGTTGGCCAGCATTTAAAAGCGGCGTAGTTTTAGAAGCAGATCCTCAAGGCAATATTCTCTGGGAATATAAACATCCAGACCATCACCACGACGGGCGACGACTACGCAACGGCAATACAATCATTCTAGCTTTAGAAAAAATCCCCCAGTCGTTAGTCCCCCGTATCAAAGGTGGCGTACCGGGAACAGAAGCTGATGGTGATATCTATGCTGATGTACTTTACGAAGTCACACCCGCAGGAGAAATTGTTTGGACTTGGCACGCCCATGAACATCTAGACCCGGATACTTATATCATTACTGCCCAAGATCATCGCCATGAATGGACTCATGGCAATACTGTAGATGAACTTGCTGACGGTAATATCATAGTCAGCTTTCGCAACATCTCTACAGTTGTGATTATTGATCGCCAAACAGGAGAAATCATCTGGACATTGGGCGATGATGTCCTAGCACAGCAGCATTTCCCCAACGAACTACCCAACGGTAACATCCTGATTTTTGATAACGGCGCACATCGTCGGCATACGGCACTGAATTTCTCCCGTGTAATTGAAGTCAGCCGTAAAACCAAAGAAATAGTTTGGGAATACACAGATAGTCCTCCACAAAACTTTTTCAGTTCCTACATCTCAGGCGCACAACGTCTAGCGAACGGTAATACTTTGATTACTGAAGGCGCATTCGGACGCATCTTTGAGGTGACTTTAGCAGGAGAAATTGTTTGGGAATATGTAAATCCCCATTTTGCAGCACGTAATTTACCTGGACAGCAGCCTTCCGTTACCGATGGAGAGCAAAATTCAGTATTCCGAGCTTTTCGCTACGCACCAGAAGAAATTCCCTGGCTGTAG
- a CDS encoding glutathione S-transferase family protein codes for MAEIKIYSAVTCPYAHRTRLVLQEKGIDFELNEIDLQNKPANFTDISPYGKVPALVHGDKRVWESAIINEYLDEVFPNPPLLPKNPIDRAQARIWIDFANTRLVPAFSNLLRNPDIQKQEEAKKELYKHLEFIENEAFGKLSLNGPYWFGESVSLVDFTFYPWFERWPALKQYRGFGIPTEFTRIRQWKHALKELDSVKAIANPKEFYIEKYARFATPVAV; via the coding sequence ATGGCTGAAATCAAAATTTACAGTGCAGTTACTTGTCCTTATGCTCATCGGACAAGACTTGTTCTGCAAGAGAAGGGTATCGACTTTGAACTGAATGAAATTGATTTACAGAATAAACCTGCCAACTTTACTGATATTTCTCCTTATGGAAAAGTACCTGCACTTGTACATGGGGATAAAAGAGTATGGGAGTCAGCAATTATTAATGAGTATCTAGATGAGGTATTCCCCAATCCTCCATTGTTACCAAAAAATCCTATTGATAGAGCGCAGGCTCGGATTTGGATTGATTTTGCAAACACTAGATTAGTTCCAGCTTTTTCTAATTTGTTGCGAAATCCCGATATCCAAAAACAAGAGGAAGCCAAAAAGGAACTATACAAACATCTGGAATTTATCGAAAATGAAGCTTTCGGTAAATTGTCTTTGAATGGCCCCTATTGGTTTGGTGAATCTGTTAGTTTAGTTGATTTCACTTTCTATCCTTGGTTTGAGCGCTGGCCTGCTTTGAAACAGTATCGTGGTTTTGGTATCCCTACCGAATTTACCCGCATACGCCAATGGAAGCACGCACTCAAAGAACTGGATTCAGTCAAGGCGATCGCCAATCCCAAAGAGTTCTATATTGAGAAATATGCTAGATTTGCTACCCCTGTCGCTGTCTAG
- a CDS encoding beta-lactamase hydrolase domain-containing protein, whose amino-acid sequence MANIKKVSDDLSIAGQISSKELQQAANDGFKSVLNLRFPDEAGFLTDEQQQAKAAGLEYVNISVKPSEANPELTQKAIQEIDNLPKPILVHCAGGARAGGIALIAEAINQGFTYEQIVQKAQEIGLNLEQPHLKQFLLDKYPLK is encoded by the coding sequence ATGGCAAATATTAAAAAAGTCAGTGATGATCTGAGTATAGCTGGACAGATATCATCCAAAGAATTACAACAAGCTGCAAACGATGGTTTTAAATCAGTTTTAAATTTACGCTTTCCTGATGAAGCAGGTTTTTTAACTGATGAACAACAGCAAGCTAAAGCAGCAGGATTGGAATATGTCAATATTTCTGTCAAGCCTTCAGAGGCGAATCCAGAACTTACACAAAAAGCTATTCAAGAAATTGATAATTTACCTAAGCCAATTTTAGTTCATTGTGCTGGTGGTGCTAGGGCTGGTGGTATTGCTTTAATTGCTGAGGCTATTAATCAAGGATTCACTTATGAGCAAATTGTACAAAAAGCTCAAGAAATAGGACTGAATTTAGAACAACCACACCTCAAGCAATTTTTACTGGATAAATACCCTCTGAAATAA
- a CDS encoding ABC transporter substrate-binding protein, with amino-acid sequence MKFPRLRLHSNWFGFHEPKKQTHKISWKTIPTICAVSSFLSVAILGLTTSSTQNVAIAQQNANLSNVTLRVAKYKGGWDLTLKLAKLDNFPYKVEFKEFAGGNLIVQAINANAIDVGSGSEIPPIFGIQSNAAVKLIASNRGPTIGQTLLVPKGSRARNVADLRGKRVGYVRATTAHYFLIKMLEEVGLSFKDINPVALTIPDGLSAFRRGDLDAWATYGYAIQQAKKDGARELKSAKNILSGNFLIFASPGAIADQNKRAAIGDFVCRLKKAQNWREANAKNLETWSKAYAQAIGVDVKLVLDDAREGLQQRRSQIVPISKEAIASQQRVADTFAQTGVIPSKVNVAPLWDGTFTNAINQCR; translated from the coding sequence ATGAAGTTTCCACGATTGAGACTACATTCTAATTGGTTTGGTTTTCACGAACCTAAAAAACAAACTCATAAAATTTCATGGAAAACTATTCCAACTATATGTGCTGTAAGTTCATTTTTGAGTGTGGCAATTTTGGGGCTAACTACTAGTAGCACTCAAAATGTAGCAATTGCCCAACAAAATGCCAACTTATCAAATGTAACTCTGCGTGTTGCTAAATATAAAGGCGGTTGGGATTTAACTTTAAAATTAGCTAAACTAGATAACTTTCCTTACAAAGTTGAGTTTAAAGAGTTCGCGGGAGGAAATTTAATAGTTCAAGCTATTAATGCCAATGCAATTGATGTCGGTTCAGGTAGTGAAATACCACCAATTTTTGGTATTCAATCTAATGCCGCAGTTAAGTTAATAGCTTCCAACAGAGGGCCGACTATAGGACAAACCTTACTTGTACCAAAAGGCTCTAGAGCAAGAAATGTTGCTGACTTGAGAGGGAAAAGAGTAGGTTATGTGCGAGCTACTACAGCGCATTATTTCCTAATTAAGATGTTGGAAGAAGTAGGGCTTTCGTTCAAGGATATTAACCCTGTAGCCTTAACTATTCCTGATGGTTTATCTGCATTTAGGAGAGGTGATTTAGATGCTTGGGCTACCTATGGTTATGCTATCCAACAAGCAAAAAAAGATGGTGCTAGAGAATTAAAGTCAGCAAAAAATATTCTCAGTGGTAACTTTTTGATTTTCGCATCTCCTGGCGCGATCGCCGATCAAAATAAAAGAGCCGCCATTGGTGACTTTGTTTGTCGGCTGAAAAAAGCCCAAAATTGGCGCGAAGCCAACGCCAAAAATTTAGAAACTTGGTCTAAAGCTTATGCACAAGCCATTGGCGTAGATGTCAAGCTTGTTCTTGATGATGCTAGAGAAGGGTTGCAACAGCGCCGTTCTCAAATTGTACCTATATCTAAAGAAGCGATCGCCTCTCAACAAAGGGTAGCAGATACCTTTGCACAGACTGGTGTCATCCCATCTAAGGTGAATGTAGCACCTCTATGGGATGGGACTTTTACTAATGCAATTAATCAGTGTAGATAA
- a CDS encoding cation:proton antiporter: protein MLESFILILLIGFFVGQIARRLKIPALVGMVLVGIILGPQVADLISPNVLAASAPLRTIAVMVILMKAGLGLDREKLVQQGTVALRLGFLPATCEAVVIALAAIWILNFDFPTGLLLGCIIGAESPAVIVPGMLRLKSLGWGVTKGIPDAILTGSALSDVLLLLVFSLLLNFLAQGATSGVKLPFGLTLSAVQLLPLQIICQIFLGVVLGLVTAQLLVFLLSKQNWTQNAVQDSLVAANLSLLLVVLAEKFPFFSGYLAVMATGFFLIELDAPLARRLRSGFDSLWTIAEIVLFVLLGASIQLQVLEKTLVPGLVILGMGTLIGRAIGWYLSTLGSNWNRRERIFLLPGNSAKATVQAAIGAIPLAQGIQGGETILAIAALSILVTAPLGAWAIPTFAPKLLEKGEVDPTKVAIARRIVILAAVDTSPLASQVLAKTADLARRSDAEVIVLHIILTNDSQGVEHLQEKTQRLLADIRHKFIVITGSIPEEIIRVAQDYRVAEIVMGKRGHQLWDEVLVGSVSQAVLESSSIPVILVEDERIGN, encoded by the coding sequence ATGTTAGAAAGTTTTATCTTAATCTTGCTGATCGGCTTTTTTGTGGGACAGATTGCCCGACGGCTGAAGATCCCGGCCTTAGTAGGTATGGTTTTGGTCGGAATTATACTGGGGCCTCAAGTTGCTGACTTAATCAGCCCTAATGTACTAGCAGCGTCTGCGCCTTTGCGAACGATCGCTGTCATGGTAATTTTGATGAAGGCAGGGTTAGGTTTAGACCGAGAAAAACTGGTACAACAGGGAACAGTAGCACTACGATTAGGATTTCTGCCTGCAACCTGTGAAGCTGTAGTTATTGCCCTAGCTGCTATCTGGATTTTAAATTTCGACTTTCCCACGGGGCTACTGCTGGGTTGTATCATTGGAGCGGAGTCGCCGGCGGTGATTGTACCAGGAATGCTGCGACTGAAAAGTTTGGGTTGGGGAGTTACTAAGGGGATACCCGATGCCATCCTCACCGGCAGTGCCTTGTCAGATGTGTTACTACTACTAGTATTTAGTCTGTTACTGAACTTTTTGGCACAAGGAGCAACTTCTGGGGTGAAATTGCCTTTTGGTTTAACTCTGAGTGCAGTTCAACTCCTTCCTCTGCAAATTATTTGCCAAATTTTTCTAGGAGTCGTGCTAGGTTTAGTGACAGCACAGCTTTTGGTGTTTTTGTTGTCCAAGCAGAACTGGACTCAAAATGCAGTACAGGATAGTTTAGTTGCCGCAAATTTATCGTTGTTGCTCGTAGTGCTGGCAGAAAAATTCCCCTTCTTCTCTGGGTATCTGGCGGTCATGGCGACAGGATTTTTCTTGATTGAATTGGATGCTCCTTTAGCACGACGGTTGCGTTCTGGCTTCGATAGCCTGTGGACAATAGCAGAAATCGTTTTGTTTGTGTTGTTAGGGGCAAGTATTCAGTTACAAGTGTTAGAAAAAACTCTGGTTCCAGGATTGGTGATTCTGGGAATGGGGACGCTAATTGGACGCGCTATTGGATGGTATTTGTCTACATTAGGAAGTAACTGGAATCGCCGAGAGCGAATCTTTTTGCTACCAGGGAACTCTGCTAAAGCCACTGTGCAAGCCGCAATCGGCGCAATTCCCCTAGCACAAGGTATTCAGGGTGGAGAGACAATTTTAGCGATCGCAGCTTTATCTATCCTGGTGACTGCACCTTTGGGAGCTTGGGCAATTCCTACCTTTGCACCAAAATTGTTAGAGAAGGGTGAGGTTGATCCCACAAAGGTAGCGATCGCCCGTCGTATTGTCATACTAGCGGCGGTTGATACCTCACCTCTAGCTAGTCAGGTATTGGCTAAAACTGCTGATCTTGCCCGTCGTAGTGATGCCGAAGTCATTGTATTGCATATCATTCTCACTAACGATTCTCAAGGAGTAGAGCATCTACAAGAAAAAACTCAACGACTTTTAGCAGACATACGCCATAAGTTCATTGTTATTACAGGCTCAATTCCAGAAGAAATTATCCGTGTTGCTCAGGACTATCGAGTTGCTGAGATTGTTATGGGCAAGCGAGGACATCAGCTCTGGGATGAGGTTTTGGTGGGTTCTGTCTCCCAAGCAGTATTGGAATCCAGCTCAATTCCTGTCATTTTAGTTGAGGATGAACGTATTGGTAACTAA
- the crcB gene encoding fluoride efflux transporter CrcB translates to MLQNPAVRTPIGISLGAISGALSRYYLGLWFTQLFGTGFPYSTLIINVSGCFVMGFFTKHPLTLITIHPDIRLLVTTGFLGSYTTFSTYELDEAKLFQEHNLEIYLLYYLMSAFFTLISLLLGNALAEFFIIKKES, encoded by the coding sequence ATGCTACAAAATCCTGCGGTTCGTACTCCTATTGGCATCAGTCTAGGTGCAATTTCTGGCGCACTCTCGCGCTATTATCTCGGTTTGTGGTTTACTCAGCTTTTTGGTACGGGATTTCCCTATAGTACACTGATCATTAATGTTAGTGGATGTTTTGTTATGGGGTTTTTTACAAAACATCCACTAACATTAATCACAATTCATCCCGATATTCGGCTATTAGTAACCACAGGTTTTTTAGGGTCTTATACTACTTTCTCAACTTATGAATTAGATGAAGCTAAATTGTTCCAAGAACATAACTTAGAAATCTATTTACTTTACTACCTCATGAGTGCTTTTTTTACGTTGATTAGCCTGTTGTTAGGAAATGCCCTAGCTGAATTTTTTATTATTAAAAAGGAATCATGA
- a CDS encoding DUF190 domain-containing protein, which produces MNTLERLTIYVGESDHWQEKPVYIALVEEARRRGMAGATVTGGVAGFGKHQQLHTARIFELSSDLPMVVTIIDTAEAIASLLPTVQQMVAGGIVIQDTVKVVHHAPS; this is translated from the coding sequence ATGAATACCCTAGAGCGTTTGACAATTTATGTTGGTGAGTCAGATCACTGGCAAGAAAAGCCTGTTTATATTGCTTTAGTAGAAGAAGCGCGACGTAGAGGAATGGCTGGAGCTACTGTAACTGGAGGAGTAGCAGGTTTTGGAAAACATCAACAGCTACATACTGCCAGAATTTTTGAGTTATCGTCTGATTTACCAATGGTGGTGACAATTATCGATACAGCAGAGGCGATTGCTTCCCTTTTGCCAACCGTACAACAAATGGTAGCTGGAGGCATAGTTATTCAGGATACAGTGAAAGTGGTTCATCATGCACCGTCATGA
- the crcB gene encoding fluoride efflux transporter CrcB, giving the protein MNSAIYIPIAISLGAVPGALSRYYLTIFFGNWFGTAFPYGTLFINLTGAFLMGFSATLISRIAIYPHLYLLVAVGFLGSYTTFSTYALDISNLLRTRDYKAALLYWFGTPVLGFISIEMGIILAKIV; this is encoded by the coding sequence ATGAACTCTGCAATTTATATTCCTATTGCGATTAGTTTAGGAGCAGTTCCAGGTGCGCTGAGTCGCTACTACTTAACTATATTTTTTGGAAATTGGTTTGGGACAGCATTTCCTTATGGAACCTTATTTATTAATCTTACAGGAGCTTTTTTAATGGGATTTTCTGCTACCCTCATATCAAGGATAGCAATTTATCCTCATCTATATCTGTTAGTAGCAGTAGGATTTTTAGGTTCTTATACCACGTTCTCAACCTATGCTTTAGATATATCAAATCTTCTCCGAACTAGAGACTATAAAGCTGCACTACTTTACTGGTTTGGTACTCCAGTTTTGGGATTTATTAGTATAGAGATGGGAATTATTTTGGCAAAGATAGTATAA